A single window of Acetobacteraceae bacterium DNA harbors:
- the alr gene encoding alanine racemase, with protein MYKYKRFLDEAGMENIYTKSKEAGNAVTIISLKRIKENFKYLKQITFPAVCMPVLKANAYGLGMEEIAENLLDEMQGCFVATPSEGYLLNDLRIKNRKEIDIFILHGFLPNESEKIAKAGLIPVLNTLNQAFEWHRNHRNKPCAIQIDSGMSRFGLSVSEAKKSFLKDLNIKLVLTHLACASEEDHPSNREQLESFLHITNQSFSGIPRSISASEGIFLGKEFHLDVVRPGVGLYSPLRENKISPLMNAVSIKAPIFQISEYNAGQSFGYGHTWKAKRKTVSATIGIGYADSCLTSRKRNEDIFLWKDGIAFPIIGRISMDSLMIDITDHADKVKVGDFVELLGEFQPLIALAQKCEITSHEVLTSIGKRLNKEYISFELA; from the coding sequence TTGTATAAATATAAGAGATTTTTGGATGAGGCAGGTATGGAAAATATTTATACAAAGTCAAAAGAAGCAGGAAATGCTGTCACAATTATTTCTCTTAAGAGAATCAAAGAAAATTTTAAATATCTTAAACAAATAACGTTTCCTGCTGTTTGTATGCCAGTTTTAAAAGCAAATGCTTATGGCCTAGGCATGGAAGAAATTGCCGAGAATCTCTTAGATGAAATGCAGGGGTGTTTTGTTGCAACGCCATCTGAAGGGTATCTACTAAATGATTTGCGCATAAAAAACAGAAAAGAAATAGATATTTTTATTCTACATGGTTTTTTACCAAATGAATCCGAAAAAATTGCAAAAGCGGGCCTTATCCCTGTACTTAATACTTTAAATCAGGCTTTCGAATGGCATCGAAATCATCGGAATAAGCCTTGTGCTATCCAAATTGATTCTGGAATGAGTCGTTTTGGTTTATCTGTATCGGAAGCCAAAAAGTCCTTTTTGAAGGATTTAAATATTAAGCTTGTCCTAACGCATTTAGCCTGCGCCAGTGAAGAAGATCATCCTAGCAATAGGGAACAGCTTGAAAGTTTCTTACACATAACAAATCAATCCTTTTCTGGCATTCCAAGATCAATCTCTGCATCAGAAGGCATTTTTCTGGGGAAGGAATTTCATTTGGATGTCGTTCGTCCTGGGGTTGGGCTTTACAGTCCATTAAGAGAAAACAAAATATCTCCGCTTATGAATGCAGTTTCAATAAAAGCCCCCATATTCCAAATCTCTGAATATAATGCGGGTCAATCTTTTGGATATGGCCATACCTGGAAAGCAAAACGCAAAACCGTAAGTGCAACAATCGGTATAGGATATGCAGATAGCTGTCTAACGTCTCGAAAAAGGAACGAAGATATTTTTCTATGGAAAGATGGCATTGCTTTTCCGATTATTGGGAGAATATCTATGGACTCTCTCATGATAGATATTACAGATCATGCCGATAAGGTTAAGGTTGGCGATTTTGTTGAGCTCTTAGGAGAGTTTCAGCCGCTTATAGCCTTAGCGCAAAAATGTGAAATAACATCCCACGAGGTTTTAACTTCTATTGGAAAACGTCTTAACAAGGAATATATCTCCTTCGAGTTGGCATAA
- the glmU gene encoding bifunctional UDP-N-acetylglucosamine diphosphorylase/glucosamine-1-phosphate N-acetyltransferase GlmU, whose protein sequence is MAKIGVILAAGRGSRMKSRLPKALQPLGGQPMISLLLQQASQVFDRLVLVVAPGMEDVSALCPEADIAIQSLPKGTGDAAKISSSCWTDEDEVAFLYADNPLLTSETMTKLIERRRLTGASLSLLTMDLEEPKAYGRVLLNSCNNVVKIVEYTDASEEERQIKLCNAGVICALGKDLRTWLSILPFHEKSQEFYLTDLIALAAESGKVVHVCGNEEELMGINDRQDLAQAEKNLQKKLRVSALKHGVTLQDPESVWLSPDTEFGRDVVIEPNVYIGPSVRLGDGVRIRAFSYLEDADIACEASIGPFSRLRGGVKCGEKSHVGNFVELKNTVLKQGVKAGHLSYLGDAEIGKETNIGAGTITCNFDGKNKFQTLIGDQAFIGSNSALVAPVKIGNKVIVAAGSTITEDVPDLTLAFGRSRQVNHKKAAERWWQKFIPTSRSDEKIKGE, encoded by the coding sequence ATGGCTAAAATTGGTGTAATTCTTGCTGCTGGACGCGGCTCCCGAATGAAGTCTAGACTTCCAAAAGCATTACAGCCTTTGGGTGGACAGCCAATGATTTCGCTTTTATTGCAACAGGCATCTCAAGTGTTTGATCGCTTAGTTCTTGTTGTCGCACCAGGAATGGAAGATGTTAGTGCTCTTTGCCCAGAGGCTGATATTGCTATTCAATCGCTTCCAAAAGGAACAGGAGATGCCGCAAAAATCTCCTCTTCCTGCTGGACAGATGAAGATGAAGTCGCCTTTTTATATGCGGATAATCCTCTCTTAACTTCAGAGACAATGACTAAGCTTATTGAAAGGCGCCGATTAACCGGTGCCTCTCTATCGCTTTTAACGATGGATTTGGAAGAGCCAAAAGCCTACGGAAGAGTTCTTCTGAATAGTTGTAACAATGTTGTCAAAATTGTGGAATATACGGATGCCTCAGAGGAAGAGCGCCAAATAAAATTATGCAATGCTGGGGTCATTTGTGCTTTAGGCAAAGATCTTCGGACTTGGCTAAGTATTTTACCTTTTCATGAAAAATCCCAAGAATTCTATTTGACGGATCTTATCGCTTTGGCTGCAGAGAGTGGTAAAGTCGTGCATGTGTGCGGCAATGAAGAGGAATTAATGGGGATTAATGACCGTCAAGATTTAGCACAAGCAGAGAAAAATCTTCAAAAAAAACTGAGAGTTTCTGCCTTAAAACATGGGGTGACTTTGCAAGATCCTGAAAGCGTTTGGCTTAGCCCTGACACTGAATTCGGGAGAGATGTTGTTATAGAACCAAATGTTTATATTGGCCCTTCTGTACGTTTAGGCGATGGTGTACGTATCCGGGCATTTAGTTATCTTGAAGACGCAGATATCGCTTGCGAGGCTTCTATTGGCCCCTTTTCCCGTCTGAGAGGCGGTGTAAAATGTGGAGAGAAGTCACATGTTGGAAATTTTGTTGAGTTAAAGAATACGGTTTTAAAGCAGGGCGTTAAGGCTGGCCATCTTTCCTATTTAGGCGATGCTGAAATTGGAAAAGAAACCAATATAGGGGCAGGAACGATCACTTGTAATTTTGATGGGAAAAATAAGTTTCAAACCTTGATTGGTGATCAGGCTTTTATTGGGTCAAATTCTGCTTTAGTTGCACCTGTCAAAATTGGCAATAAAGTGATTGTCGCCGCAGGTTCAACAATTACAGAAGATGTTCCTGATCTAACATTAGCCTTTGGACGTTCTAGGCAGGTAAATCATAAAAAAGCTGCAGAGAGGTGGTGGCAAAAATTTATTCCGACATCTCGTAGCGATGAGAAAATCAAAGGGGAGTGA
- the glmS gene encoding glutamine--fructose-6-phosphate transaminase (isomerizing): MCGICAIIAKNNVVPELVEGLRRLEYRGYDSAGIAVINSQGRIQNCKAAGKLKYLEEKLLETNISGMTGIGHTRWATHGAPVSQNAHPHCVGAVAVVHNGIIENYQQLKEMLEADGRIFNTETDTEVVAHLIDSFIQKDFQPFQAVQKALKQLEGAYALSIIFDNFPNMMIGARHGAPLAVGYADSGVVSLGSDSLALVGIAEKLSYLEDGDIVLLETANIKIFDKNNKEVQRPIVKNEQSSHQTGKAGYKHYMEKEIYEHATSIARTDEFLHKNDLLSEIPLRSEKLKRLVISACGSAYYAGLVGKYWLENLVHLSVEIDVASELRYRKICEAHDDAMAILISQSGETADTLAALRHLKALNYPILGVLNSRYSTMERESDTVFLTQGGPEISVASTKAFTAQLTVLANLAIALGRERKTITKSDSYRLQEALSQVPAQVTQILSQLASSVDKMAEIISRAQDVLFLGRNICMPIAEEGALKLKEITYIHAEAYPAGELKHGPISLIDPKMPIVALAPSGILFEKTLSNLQEVKARGGRLLVFTDEVGAKKVSEISDVVGIIPSSDPFVVPFLYTVPLHMLSYKTALLKGTDVDQPRNLAKSVTVE; the protein is encoded by the coding sequence ATGTGCGGAATATGTGCCATTATTGCAAAAAATAACGTTGTTCCAGAACTTGTCGAGGGGCTCAGGCGCTTAGAATATCGGGGATATGACTCTGCCGGTATTGCTGTAATCAATTCACAAGGCAGGATTCAAAACTGTAAGGCTGCCGGAAAACTAAAATATCTTGAAGAAAAACTGCTGGAAACAAATATTTCCGGTATGACGGGTATTGGCCATACAAGATGGGCAACACATGGTGCGCCTGTTTCTCAAAATGCACATCCTCACTGTGTTGGCGCTGTTGCTGTTGTGCATAATGGTATTATTGAGAATTATCAGCAACTTAAAGAAATGCTGGAAGCGGATGGGAGAATCTTTAATACGGAAACAGATACAGAGGTTGTTGCGCATCTCATTGATTCTTTTATTCAAAAAGATTTCCAGCCTTTTCAAGCTGTTCAAAAAGCTCTGAAACAACTTGAAGGTGCCTACGCTTTATCTATTATTTTCGATAATTTCCCAAATATGATGATTGGTGCACGGCATGGGGCACCTTTAGCTGTTGGTTATGCAGATTCGGGTGTCGTTTCTTTGGGATCAGATAGTCTTGCTCTTGTCGGTATTGCTGAAAAACTTTCTTACCTTGAGGATGGCGATATTGTTTTGCTAGAAACAGCAAATATCAAAATCTTTGATAAGAATAACAAAGAGGTTCAAAGACCAATTGTTAAAAATGAGCAGAGCAGTCACCAGACAGGAAAAGCTGGCTATAAGCACTACATGGAAAAAGAAATCTATGAGCATGCTACTTCCATAGCGCGCACAGATGAATTTTTACATAAAAATGATCTTCTTTCAGAAATACCTCTAAGGTCTGAAAAATTAAAACGTCTGGTTATTTCTGCGTGTGGTTCTGCTTATTATGCGGGACTTGTTGGAAAATACTGGTTGGAAAATTTAGTACATCTTTCTGTTGAAATTGATGTTGCCTCCGAATTGAGATATCGAAAAATTTGTGAAGCGCATGATGATGCCATGGCTATTTTAATTTCACAGTCCGGTGAAACGGCAGATACACTTGCCGCTTTGAGGCATTTAAAGGCATTGAATTATCCTATCCTCGGTGTTTTAAATTCTCGTTATTCAACGATGGAAAGAGAAAGCGATACAGTTTTTTTGACGCAAGGAGGACCAGAAATCTCTGTTGCATCAACAAAAGCCTTTACAGCACAGCTGACCGTATTAGCTAATTTAGCGATTGCACTTGGTAGAGAACGAAAAACAATTACAAAATCAGATTCCTATCGTTTACAAGAGGCTTTGTCACAAGTTCCTGCGCAAGTAACACAGATTTTATCACAATTGGCTTCGAGTGTTGATAAAATGGCTGAGATCATTTCTCGTGCGCAAGATGTGTTGTTCTTAGGCCGTAATATTTGCATGCCAATTGCAGAAGAAGGTGCACTCAAACTCAAAGAAATCACTTATATCCATGCCGAAGCCTATCCTGCTGGTGAACTCAAGCATGGGCCTATTAGTCTTATTGATCCTAAAATGCCTATTGTTGCACTTGCACCTTCTGGGATTTTATTTGAAAAAACCCTTTCAAATCTGCAGGAAGTTAAAGCTCGAGGTGGAAGATTGCTTGTTTTTACAGATGAAGTAGGTGCTAAAAAAGTTTCTGAAATCAGTGATGTCGTAGGCATTATACCTTCTTCAGATCCTTTTGTGGTTCCTTTTTTATATACTGTTCCTCTACATATGCTGAGTTATAAAACAGCTTTACTTAAAGGAACGGATGTAGATCAGCCACGAAATCTTGCTAAATCTGTGACAGTTGAATAG
- a CDS encoding peptide MFS transporter encodes MTELIPESPPSSDTDLHLLHLKSLFGQPIGLWIAALTEFWVAAATYGMQAILLFYMQRIVLHPETIPHIFGATALIKLSNFLYHPPSFTGMAAAIMGMYLAALFAMPLLGAFFSDYFLGRNRAIILGFLLATAGLITLASPSLFVVSILLFLIGTGFVGCLKAQVGSLYSETDRRRSDAYQIYSLSIQIAVMFSPLLTSWVSETSWKYAFLLCAVGMSFAGLTYILGLKYLPAAPAITHKKKGALSSPKFTRLEKKNIALICVIMLLFAISAIPNMELNDGYLIWAEQAYNLQILNYNFPVSDLYSLDGMISTITAVLVLWFWQSYDKHQKPMGDMGKILIGTFIGSIGPLVLAYVSFIYPQPHQISLWWGILFHTINDFGFAMSTMIGLSLVSRLTPKSIATIMISFFWLHICLCNIIVGKLASLIETMSAVTFWLLHSGLSFIGFIGLLCIAIFCKNLLPKEKTA; translated from the coding sequence ATGACCGAACTTATACCAGAATCACCACCATCTTCTGATACAGATTTGCATCTTTTGCATCTTAAGTCTCTTTTCGGCCAACCAATTGGTCTTTGGATTGCGGCTTTAACAGAATTTTGGGTTGCGGCAGCAACTTACGGTATGCAAGCTATTTTACTTTTTTATATGCAAAGGATTGTTCTACATCCAGAAACAATTCCTCATATTTTTGGCGCAACAGCACTCATTAAACTAAGTAATTTTCTCTACCATCCGCCAAGTTTTACAGGTATGGCCGCCGCAATTATGGGAATGTATCTGGCAGCTCTTTTTGCAATGCCTTTGCTTGGTGCTTTCTTCTCCGATTATTTTCTCGGTCGCAATCGTGCCATCATTCTTGGTTTTCTTCTGGCCACAGCAGGACTTATTACCTTAGCGTCGCCTTCCTTATTTGTTGTTTCTATTCTTCTTTTTCTGATTGGAACCGGTTTCGTTGGCTGTTTAAAAGCGCAAGTTGGTTCACTCTATTCCGAAACGGATCGTCGCCGTTCCGATGCTTACCAAATCTATTCTCTCAGTATTCAAATTGCAGTAATGTTTTCACCCCTTCTAACCTCTTGGGTCTCGGAAACAAGCTGGAAATACGCCTTTCTTTTATGCGCTGTTGGCATGAGCTTTGCAGGGCTTACTTACATTTTAGGCTTAAAATATCTTCCTGCGGCACCTGCCATCACACATAAAAAGAAAGGTGCTTTATCTTCCCCTAAATTTACGCGCTTAGAAAAGAAAAATATTGCTCTCATCTGTGTCATAATGTTGCTTTTCGCCATTAGCGCTATTCCGAATATGGAGCTTAATGACGGCTATTTAATCTGGGCCGAGCAAGCGTACAACCTCCAAATTCTAAACTATAACTTCCCTGTAAGTGATCTTTATTCCTTAGATGGGATGATTTCTACGATTACGGCGGTTCTTGTTCTATGGTTTTGGCAGAGCTACGATAAACATCAAAAACCAATGGGAGATATGGGGAAAATTCTTATAGGAACTTTTATTGGCTCTATAGGACCGCTTGTCCTTGCCTATGTCAGTTTTATCTATCCTCAGCCACATCAAATAAGCCTTTGGTGGGGAATCTTATTTCATACAATCAATGACTTTGGTTTTGCAATGAGTACAATGATTGGCCTTTCTCTGGTATCAAGATTAACACCAAAAAGCATTGCGACAATTATGATTTCCTTCTTTTGGCTTCATATTTGTTTGTGCAATATCATCGTTGGAAAACTTGCAAGTTTGATTGAAACAATGAGCGCCGTAACTTTCTGGCTTCTCCACAGCGGCCTTTCTTTTATTGGATTTATTGGATTACTTTGTATTGCAATCTTCTGTAAGAACTTGCTACCGAAAGAGAAAACTGCATAA
- the gyrB gene encoding DNA topoisomerase (ATP-hydrolyzing) subunit B — MNETSHAPVSGETDYDAASISVLKGLDAVRKRPGMYIGDTDDGSGLHHMAFEIIDNAIDEAQAGFATRCHVRVNEDGSVTVRDNGRGIPTDIHPEEGISAVELVLTKLHAGGKFNHNSYKVSGGLHGVGAAVVNALSERMDVRVWRNGKVFEISFRDSVRQDVLKEIGASEEETGTEITFWPSAEIFSFVEFDIKILEKRLRELAFLNSGLEILLEDRRSGQENKWDFFYEGGLSAFVDWLNSARKQIISPAISGELNHDESGIRVEFALSWNETYHETMLCFTNNIPQRDGGTHLAGFRQALTRSLGKYAESVAKKDSLGLTAEDMREGLTGVLSVKVPDPKFSSQTKEKLVSSEVQQPVHSVVADHLSHWLETHPKEAKIIVEKATAAARGREAAKKARELTRRKGVLDISSLPGKLADCQERDPAQAEIFLVEGDSAGGTAKQGRDRRTQAILPLRGKILNVERARFDRMLGSAEIGTLITALGAGIGQSQIDTNGLNMEKLRYHKVVIMTDADVDGSHIRTLLLTFFFRQMPELIEEGFLYVAQPPLYRAKRGQEENYLKDESALNKYLLDRAVRGVALVSPDGKTWEGNDLLVLAEQMLRLSEDFKSLNLTTNIPLNLLEAAAVSGMLVLDKEARDNALETLKKRLSLLGEGWDAVVTEFGFSCIYSHRGTSEKWVLEQNVFSSSEARRISAAQEKISHLFQNPLTLKQEKSEDVVFGPASLLITLLGYGKKGVTINRFKGLGEMNDEQLWDTTLNPETRTLLRVKIGDIEEASQVFSTLMGDIVDPRREFIMDNALKVANLDI; from the coding sequence ATGAATGAAACGTCTCATGCTCCAGTTTCTGGAGAGACCGACTATGACGCAGCATCTATTTCCGTTTTAAAAGGCTTAGATGCCGTAAGAAAACGCCCTGGCATGTATATTGGGGATACAGATGATGGCTCAGGGTTGCACCATATGGCTTTTGAGATCATTGATAATGCAATCGATGAGGCGCAAGCCGGCTTTGCAACACGATGTCATGTAAGGGTCAATGAGGACGGTTCGGTAACCGTTCGGGATAATGGTCGTGGCATTCCTACAGATATTCATCCTGAAGAGGGAATCAGTGCGGTAGAGCTAGTCTTGACCAAACTTCATGCCGGCGGAAAATTTAATCACAATTCATATAAAGTCTCTGGCGGCCTTCACGGTGTTGGCGCTGCAGTTGTTAATGCACTTTCAGAAAGAATGGATGTGCGTGTCTGGCGTAATGGAAAGGTCTTTGAGATTTCTTTTAGAGATAGTGTACGTCAAGATGTCCTAAAAGAGATTGGAGCTTCAGAAGAGGAAACGGGCACAGAGATTACTTTTTGGCCAAGTGCTGAAATTTTTTCCTTTGTTGAGTTTGACATTAAGATTCTTGAAAAGCGTTTAAGAGAGCTTGCCTTTTTGAATTCAGGTCTGGAAATTCTTTTGGAAGACAGGCGTTCAGGTCAAGAAAATAAATGGGACTTTTTCTATGAAGGAGGACTCAGTGCTTTTGTTGACTGGCTGAACAGTGCGCGTAAGCAAATTATTTCACCTGCGATTTCCGGTGAGTTAAATCATGATGAGAGTGGAATTCGTGTAGAGTTCGCTCTGAGTTGGAATGAAACATATCATGAGACAATGCTTTGCTTTACAAATAATATTCCGCAGCGTGATGGCGGAACACATTTGGCAGGCTTTAGGCAAGCGCTAACGAGATCTCTAGGCAAGTATGCGGAATCTGTTGCGAAAAAAGATTCTTTAGGTCTGACAGCGGAAGATATGCGTGAAGGATTAACAGGTGTGTTGTCTGTTAAAGTTCCTGATCCTAAATTCTCTTCACAAACAAAAGAAAAACTTGTTTCTTCAGAAGTGCAGCAGCCTGTTCATTCCGTTGTTGCGGACCATCTCTCTCATTGGCTCGAAACACACCCTAAAGAAGCTAAAATTATTGTTGAAAAAGCGACAGCAGCGGCAAGAGGGCGTGAAGCGGCAAAAAAAGCACGTGAGCTAACAAGACGTAAAGGCGTTTTGGATATTTCCTCTCTTCCAGGAAAGTTGGCAGATTGTCAGGAGAGAGATCCTGCACAAGCAGAGATTTTTCTTGTGGAAGGGGATTCCGCAGGTGGAACAGCAAAGCAGGGAAGAGATAGACGAACGCAGGCGATTTTGCCTTTGAGGGGTAAAATTCTTAATGTTGAGCGTGCGCGTTTTGATCGGATGTTGGGCTCTGCCGAAATCGGGACACTTATTACGGCATTAGGGGCTGGGATTGGTCAGTCTCAGATTGATACAAATGGTCTAAATATGGAGAAGTTACGTTATCATAAAGTCGTTATTATGACAGATGCTGATGTTGACGGTTCACATATTCGAACTTTGTTATTGACCTTTTTCTTTAGGCAAATGCCAGAATTGATTGAGGAAGGGTTCCTGTATGTTGCGCAACCTCCTCTTTATAGAGCTAAACGTGGTCAGGAAGAAAATTATTTAAAAGACGAATCTGCTTTGAATAAATATCTTTTAGATCGTGCTGTTCGGGGTGTGGCACTGGTTTCTCCAGACGGAAAAACATGGGAAGGTAATGATTTGCTTGTTTTAGCGGAGCAAATGTTACGCTTGTCAGAGGATTTTAAATCCTTAAATCTTACAACGAATATCCCCTTAAATCTTTTAGAAGCAGCTGCTGTTTCAGGAATGCTTGTTCTTGATAAAGAAGCTCGTGATAATGCTCTGGAAACTTTGAAAAAGAGACTTTCTTTGTTGGGAGAGGGCTGGGATGCTGTTGTAACAGAATTCGGTTTTTCTTGTATTTATTCCCATAGAGGTACTAGCGAGAAATGGGTTTTAGAACAGAATGTCTTCTCGTCTTCTGAAGCGAGACGTATTTCTGCTGCGCAGGAAAAAATTTCTCATCTTTTCCAAAATCCTTTGACCTTAAAACAGGAAAAGTCAGAAGATGTCGTTTTTGGCCCTGCTTCTTTACTGATCACGCTTTTAGGATATGGAAAAAAGGGCGTTACAATTAATCGCTTCAAAGGGCTCGGTGAAATGAATGATGAGCAGCTTTGGGATACGACCCTTAATCCGGAAACAAGAACGCTTTTGCGTGTTAAAATTGGAGATATTGAGGAGGCTTCTCAGGTATTCTCTACACTTATGGGGGATATTGTTGATCCTCGCCGTGAATTTATCATGGATAATGCGCTCAAAGTTGCAAATTTAGACATTTAA
- a CDS encoding cyclic nucleotide-binding domain-containing protein, protein MGIELAPILLTIALLLILISFIQPVAKKLEISETVLLAIAGITLGTLSLAVTNSLSFELFEAPSEVLINFPINSEGFLLIFLPVLVFQGAMAIDVRSLAHETATVLLLAVVAVAASTLTIGLAIYPFAGESLVVCFLLGSIVATTDPSAVAGIFREVGAASRLGRLVEGEALFNDAAAIAIFSILIGALVAHQEIHFNEAIFDFLKEFLGATIVGAALGLAILGFIGKLGTFPAAEASLTLALPYISYIVCENMLGFSGVVGSVASGLIISAYGPSTFRPQVWKFLEGLWEQLAFWAGSLIFLLASMFVPRLMMGMTRWDWILIALASIAGLVARGAVIFGLFPLLAVSRLAPPVPFRFQLTMAWGGLRGAITLALALAVAENRDLSEHVARFVGIVATGFVLVTLLLNGTTLRFFVVKLGLNQLSPIDAAMRKQAISIGLGIVVKRVDQTALEHGFYENVRRNIVTQLERRQKKISENNDFKTALDSRDQVTVALMTVANQEKTILLDFFKIPGLTRGPVIQELLRSAEAMIDGAKLEGHLGYIIARRKRLKPTFRIRFAQFLHRYFRIDRPLMNCMRDLFEMLLIAHLVSTSLLKFVEERMKTALGIHITDIVMEILLGQAKSIDDALGTLRRHYPGYAEAVEGRILRQIALYFESEEYTALANENLISPELHRELNRSINANHQRLEQQSVGGFDLRDGIAERLAQFPIFAGVSAKALATLGNEAYVQFVSPGTVLLTRDQRIRSVYPILSGIAEYHQNGQDRQLGPGDIIGSDAFLSKRKCSAAVRIIKYSHLLVIPSGKFKKFLLENPQVRIRMERTSQTWKEEEEKEEGTHENE, encoded by the coding sequence ATGGGCATAGAACTGGCTCCAATTCTTTTAACGATTGCCTTGTTGCTGATATTGATCTCTTTTATACAGCCAGTTGCCAAAAAACTGGAGATCTCAGAGACGGTTCTTTTAGCAATTGCCGGTATTACGCTAGGGACGCTTTCTTTAGCGGTAACAAACTCTCTTAGTTTTGAACTCTTTGAGGCCCCCTCAGAAGTTCTCATTAATTTTCCAATTAATAGCGAAGGCTTTCTACTCATCTTTTTGCCTGTCCTTGTTTTTCAAGGGGCAATGGCGATTGATGTGAGAAGTTTAGCGCATGAAACAGCTACTGTTTTACTTTTAGCTGTTGTTGCTGTTGCCGCTTCTACCTTAACAATCGGTTTGGCGATTTATCCCTTTGCTGGGGAAAGTTTAGTCGTTTGCTTTCTTCTTGGAAGTATCGTTGCGACAACAGATCCTTCTGCCGTTGCTGGTATTTTTAGGGAAGTTGGTGCAGCCTCTCGATTGGGACGTTTGGTCGAGGGGGAGGCGCTTTTTAATGATGCAGCAGCGATTGCAATTTTTTCTATTCTTATTGGAGCGCTTGTTGCGCATCAAGAAATTCATTTCAATGAAGCTATTTTTGATTTTCTAAAAGAATTTTTAGGCGCTACCATTGTTGGTGCGGCTCTTGGATTGGCGATTTTAGGATTTATTGGAAAATTAGGAACTTTTCCTGCCGCTGAAGCAAGTTTGACTCTCGCTCTTCCTTATATTTCATATATTGTTTGTGAAAATATGCTGGGCTTTTCAGGGGTTGTCGGCAGTGTTGCTTCAGGTTTGATTATTTCTGCTTATGGTCCTTCAACTTTTCGACCGCAGGTTTGGAAATTTTTAGAAGGATTGTGGGAACAGCTTGCATTCTGGGCTGGCTCTCTTATCTTTCTACTCGCTTCAATGTTTGTGCCACGCCTGATGATGGGCATGACACGTTGGGATTGGATTCTCATTGCTTTAGCAAGTATTGCGGGCTTAGTTGCTCGTGGAGCTGTGATTTTTGGTCTTTTTCCACTTTTAGCCGTTTCTCGTCTGGCACCACCTGTTCCATTTCGTTTTCAACTTACAATGGCTTGGGGAGGATTGCGTGGAGCAATTACATTAGCCTTGGCCCTTGCTGTTGCTGAAAACAGAGATCTATCGGAGCATGTTGCGCGTTTTGTTGGGATTGTTGCAACCGGTTTTGTGCTTGTAACACTTTTACTTAATGGTACAACTTTGCGATTTTTTGTTGTGAAGCTTGGATTAAATCAACTCTCTCCAATTGATGCTGCAATGCGAAAACAGGCTATTTCAATTGGATTGGGGATCGTTGTTAAACGTGTTGACCAAACAGCTCTAGAACATGGTTTCTATGAAAATGTGCGCCGAAATATTGTGACACAGTTAGAAAGACGTCAGAAAAAAATCAGTGAAAATAATGATTTCAAAACAGCACTAGATAGCCGAGATCAAGTTACGGTTGCCTTGATGACTGTTGCGAATCAAGAAAAAACAATTTTATTAGATTTCTTTAAAATTCCAGGCCTTACGAGAGGGCCGGTTATTCAAGAGCTTCTTCGATCTGCCGAAGCAATGATTGACGGTGCCAAGTTGGAAGGACATTTAGGCTATATTATTGCAAGACGAAAAAGACTCAAGCCAACCTTTCGTATTCGATTTGCGCAGTTTTTACATCGATATTTCCGAATTGATCGCCCCTTAATGAATTGTATGCGCGATCTTTTTGAAATGCTTTTGATCGCACATCTGGTTTCAACTTCTTTGTTGAAATTTGTTGAGGAGCGCATGAAAACGGCGCTCGGTATACATATTACAGATATTGTTATGGAGATTCTTCTCGGCCAAGCAAAATCTATTGATGATGCTTTGGGAACTTTACGGCGGCATTATCCGGGATATGCAGAGGCTGTAGAAGGGCGAATTTTACGGCAAATTGCCTTGTATTTTGAAAGCGAAGAATATACCGCATTAGCGAATGAAAATTTGATTTCTCCGGAACTTCATCGTGAGTTAAATCGTTCTATTAATGCAAATCATCAACGTTTAGAGCAGCAATCCGTTGGCGGCTTTGACCTACGTGATGGTATTGCTGAGCGTTTGGCACAATTTCCAATTTTTGCAGGAGTGTCCGCCAAGGCATTAGCCACTTTAGGAAATGAAGCTTATGTTCAGTTTGTTTCACCAGGAACAGTTTTATTAACGAGGGATCAAAGAATAAGAAGTGTCTATCCTATTTTATCGGGCATAGCTGAATATCATCAGAATGGACAAGATCGTCAATTAGGGCCTGGAGATATTATTGGTTCTGATGCCTTTCTCAGTAAGCGTAAATGTTCTGCGGCTGTTAGAATTATCAAATATTCTCATCTTCTTGTTATTCCTTCTGGAAAATTTAAAAAATTTCTTCTGGAAAATCCTCAAGTTAGAATTCGTATGGAACGAACTTCTCAGACATGGAAAGAAGAAGAGGAGAAAGAAGAGGGGACGCACGAGAATGAATGA